A stretch of the Oenococcus sp. UCMA 16435 genome encodes the following:
- the pepV gene encoding dipeptidase PepV, translated as MINWKNESSKVQKQLLDDLKTLIAVKSVRDDSNSNKDAPLGPGPRDGLYKFSELAGRDKFQFKILKNVVGYLEYAPKNADDKYVAIIAHVDVMPAGDGWETDPFTAVERFDKIFGRGTADDKGPALAGYYGLKIVRDLALPLKHKVRFILGTDEENDWTGVNYYFKNQPKPLLGFSPDADFPIINGEKGLAQYELHFTGCNNGSLKLLNFQSGYRTNMVPGKATAVVQGNELSDLINKFKKYLSDKALLSGTVSLEKDRLIITLNGKQAHGAWPEQGENAGTYLAKFLKDFSFSDNAESFLTYLGTIAHQDPKGEGLGIASSDHVMGNLSMNVGIMHFSDQEDSFINFNIRFPKSTNNNQILKGLNFSKPKAIKEKYVNKGFVQEPHYVSPDDPLVKTLLDIYQKQTGETAYDKVIGGGTFGRLMKRGVGYGALLPDAEATMHQANENFRIADLARATSIYAQAIYEIANLD; from the coding sequence ATGATCAATTGGAAAAATGAATCAAGTAAAGTCCAAAAACAATTGTTAGATGATTTAAAAACACTTATTGCTGTAAAGTCTGTCCGTGATGATAGCAACAGCAATAAAGATGCACCATTGGGACCCGGGCCGCGTGATGGTTTATATAAATTTTCCGAATTGGCTGGACGAGATAAATTTCAATTTAAAATCTTAAAAAACGTCGTTGGCTACTTAGAATACGCGCCAAAGAATGCTGATGATAAATATGTGGCAATCATTGCTCATGTCGATGTTATGCCAGCTGGAGACGGTTGGGAAACGGACCCATTTACAGCCGTCGAGCGTTTCGACAAAATATTTGGTAGAGGAACAGCCGATGATAAAGGACCGGCGTTAGCTGGCTATTATGGCCTCAAAATTGTTAGAGATCTTGCCCTGCCGTTGAAACATAAGGTCCGTTTCATTCTTGGCACCGATGAAGAAAATGATTGGACCGGAGTTAATTACTATTTTAAAAATCAGCCGAAACCATTATTAGGCTTTTCGCCGGATGCAGATTTTCCGATCATTAATGGTGAAAAAGGTTTGGCACAGTATGAGCTTCATTTTACCGGCTGTAATAATGGAAGTTTGAAATTATTGAATTTTCAATCCGGCTATCGGACTAATATGGTTCCTGGCAAGGCTACTGCTGTTGTTCAAGGAAATGAACTTAGCGATTTAATCAATAAATTCAAAAAATATTTGTCTGACAAAGCTTTATTGTCTGGCACCGTTTCTTTGGAAAAGGATCGGTTGATAATTACGTTAAACGGGAAACAAGCTCATGGGGCTTGGCCGGAACAAGGTGAAAATGCCGGAACTTATCTTGCTAAATTTTTAAAAGATTTTTCTTTTTCTGATAACGCTGAAAGTTTTTTGACTTATTTAGGTACAATTGCACATCAAGATCCAAAAGGTGAAGGTCTCGGCATCGCTTCATCTGATCATGTTATGGGAAACTTGTCAATGAATGTTGGCATTATGCATTTTAGTGATCAAGAAGACAGCTTCATTAATTTTAATATTCGTTTTCCGAAGAGTACAAATAACAACCAAATTCTAAAGGGCTTAAACTTCAGCAAACCAAAAGCCATTAAAGAAAAATACGTTAACAAGGGTTTCGTACAAGAACCACATTATGTTTCTCCAGATGACCCATTGGTTAAAACACTCTTGGACATTTATCAAAAGCAGACTGGTGAAACAGCCTATGATAAAGTAATTGGTGGTGGAACCTTTGGCCGCTTAATGAAAAGGGGAGTTGGGTATGGAGCTTTGTTACCTGACGCTGAAGCAACGATGCATCAGGCAAATGAAAATTTCCGTATTGCTGACTTGGCGCGAGCGACCTCGATTTATGCTCAAGCAATTTATGAAATAGCAAACTTAGACTAA
- a CDS encoding polysaccharide biosynthesis protein codes for MTNIHKQSEDSYVQKTESIENQLVSGSVWLTFGNFFSRILGALYIIPWTIIIGRYSTEANGLFNMGYSIYALFLMIATAGIPTAISNLVAHYNAINEAQTSMKLLWQGLKIALLTGLASALILGLSAPILAAGHRFLTPVLWSLAPSVFVFPFMSMFRGFFQGNQMMKESAISQIFEQVARVIYMLAGTFVVMRANPLNWQGAVVQSTFAAFIGALLGMLYLLYAFSAHRGRFMDAAKKSYRKERVDARELIFGILKQAVPFVVVASAVTFYQLIDQFTYFASMNRFFDFSDQQLIVQFARFNANANKLVLIIVPFAIAIAETSLPMLSNAYANHNWDSIRKQIKNIYRLFYVAMLLSAFGLYAVALPMYTVFYGTSDPDLLAGVQLLRVSAVVAIFFGYFTILSFIIQGLGHARIAMKALIYGLLLKIVFQVPMIYMLQATGAMLSTLIGFVFSSCYLLNEIKKNYQVSILDTSVNLFKTILIGIAVLISASIVVELLELIFPLTRFAQIIVLLVAVFFGGIVGILLLIKFNVADELLRRFIPARFFKGAEQKR; via the coding sequence TTGACAAATATTCATAAACAATCTGAGGATAGCTATGTCCAGAAAACAGAGAGTATTGAAAACCAATTAGTTAGTGGCTCGGTTTGGCTCACTTTTGGAAACTTTTTTTCTCGAATTCTTGGAGCACTTTATATTATCCCTTGGACCATTATTATCGGTAGATATTCAACCGAAGCAAATGGCCTTTTTAATATGGGATATTCCATATATGCTCTGTTTTTGATGATCGCAACGGCTGGAATTCCGACGGCGATAAGTAATTTAGTTGCTCATTACAACGCAATTAATGAAGCTCAAACTTCAATGAAACTATTATGGCAGGGTTTGAAAATCGCTTTGCTAACCGGTTTGGCTTCAGCTCTAATTTTAGGATTGTCAGCGCCTATTTTAGCTGCCGGACACCGGTTTTTAACGCCAGTTCTTTGGTCTTTGGCACCATCTGTATTTGTTTTTCCTTTTATGTCGATGTTTCGCGGGTTCTTTCAAGGTAACCAAATGATGAAAGAGTCGGCTATCAGCCAGATCTTCGAACAGGTTGCCCGTGTTATTTATATGTTGGCTGGAACTTTTGTAGTTATGAGAGCAAATCCTTTAAATTGGCAGGGAGCAGTTGTACAATCGACTTTTGCTGCATTTATTGGTGCTCTATTAGGAATGCTTTATCTTCTTTACGCTTTTTCGGCTCATCGTGGACGTTTTATGGACGCTGCTAAAAAATCATATCGTAAAGAGCGTGTTGATGCTAGGGAACTGATTTTTGGAATTTTAAAACAAGCGGTTCCTTTTGTTGTTGTCGCTTCTGCTGTTACTTTTTATCAATTAATTGATCAATTCACTTATTTTGCCTCAATGAATCGTTTTTTTGATTTTTCTGACCAACAGTTGATTGTTCAATTCGCTCGTTTCAATGCCAATGCCAATAAATTAGTACTGATCATCGTTCCATTTGCCATTGCAATTGCAGAGACAAGTTTACCGATGCTTTCAAATGCCTATGCTAATCACAATTGGGATAGTATTCGAAAGCAAATTAAGAATATTTACCGGCTTTTTTATGTTGCTATGCTTTTAAGTGCATTTGGTCTTTATGCCGTAGCTTTGCCAATGTATACGGTTTTTTACGGTACTAGCGATCCAGATTTGCTTGCAGGGGTTCAGTTATTGAGAGTCAGTGCGGTTGTTGCCATTTTTTTCGGATACTTTACTATTTTGTCTTTTATCATTCAGGGCCTTGGACATGCTCGAATTGCAATGAAAGCTTTGATTTACGGTCTTCTTCTAAAGATTGTTTTTCAGGTGCCGATGATTTATATGTTGCAGGCAACTGGAGCGATGCTCAGTACTTTAATAGGTTTTGTTTTCAGCAGTTGTTATTTGCTAAATGAAATTAAAAAGAATTATCAAGTCAGTATTCTTGATACTAGTGTTAATTTATTCAAGACAATTTTGATTGGAATTGCGGTTTTGATATCTGCTTCAATAGTTGTAGAATTGCTTGAATTAATTTTTCCGTTGACGCGTTTTGCTCAAATTATCGTTCTTCTTGTGGCGGTTTTTTTCGGCGGAATTGTTGGAATATTACTCTTGATTAAATTTAATGTTGCTGATGAACTTCTAAGACGTTTTATACCAGCTAGATTTTTTAAAGGAGCGGAACAAAAACGATGA
- a CDS encoding ABC transporter ATP-binding protein → MTDKKLLEVKNLNLAFNPGKANEVKAIDNVSFDIYEGEVFGLVGESGSGKTTIGRTILKLYEPQSGEIHFNGEDVLKMKSSELRTFRKDAQMIFQDPQASLNGRMKVKDIIAEGIDIHHLAKNKEDRDNQVESLLELVGLNKDHSSRYPYEFSGGQRQRIGIARALAVRPKFIIADEPISALDVSIQAQVVNLMKQLQKQEKLTYLFIAHDLSMVKYISDRIGVMHWGKILEIGTSDEVYGNPIHPYTKSLLSAIPIPDPQEELVRKPIDYDPTSETDGKKREMHEITPGHFVFSTDEEAAEFARG, encoded by the coding sequence ATGACAGATAAGAAATTACTTGAGGTTAAAAATCTTAATCTGGCTTTTAATCCTGGCAAGGCAAACGAGGTCAAGGCAATTGATAACGTCAGTTTTGATATATATGAGGGTGAAGTTTTTGGATTAGTTGGTGAATCCGGTTCTGGAAAAACAACAATTGGGCGTACGATTCTAAAACTTTATGAACCACAATCCGGAGAAATTCATTTTAACGGTGAAGATGTTCTTAAAATGAAATCTTCTGAATTGAGAACTTTCCGAAAAGATGCTCAAATGATTTTTCAGGATCCTCAAGCGAGCCTTAATGGCCGAATGAAAGTCAAAGATATTATTGCCGAAGGTATCGATATTCACCATTTGGCAAAAAATAAGGAAGATCGGGATAATCAAGTCGAAAGTTTACTTGAATTAGTTGGTTTAAATAAAGACCACTCCAGTCGCTATCCTTACGAATTCTCGGGCGGGCAAAGACAACGTATTGGTATTGCCCGAGCACTGGCAGTTCGACCAAAATTCATTATTGCCGACGAACCAATTTCAGCTTTGGATGTTTCCATTCAGGCACAGGTTGTTAATCTTATGAAACAACTTCAGAAACAGGAAAAATTGACTTATTTATTTATTGCTCATGATTTGTCGATGGTGAAATATATTTCTGATCGAATTGGAGTAATGCATTGGGGCAAGATATTGGAAATTGGTACCTCTGATGAGGTTTATGGAAATCCAATTCATCCTTATACTAAAAGTCTTTTGAGTGCTATTCCCATTCCGGATCCTCAAGAGGAGCTTGTACGAAAGCCGATTGATTACGATCCGACTAGCGAGACTGATGGCAAAAAACGTGAAATGCATGAAATTACGCCTGGCCATTTTGTTTTTTCAACCGACGAGGAAGCAGCGGAATTCGCAAGGGGTTAA
- a CDS encoding ABC transporter ATP-binding protein, which produces MTEKPVLQVKNLSVEFHTYAGTIKAIRNVSFELNKGETLAIVGESGSGKSVTTHTLMGLNASNATISAGHIFYKGKDLLKFSEEEFEELRGGEVAMIFQDPMTSLDPTMKIGKQIMEVILLHDEDVEKAQAAAQALELMKKVGIPNAEEHFQDYPHQWSGGMRQRAVIAIALAGNPDVLIADEPTTALDVTIQAQILHLMKEIQSEIDSSIIFITHDLGVVAGMADKVAVMYAGQIVEYGTTEEIFYNPQHPYTWGLLNSMPTTDIDTDELSSIPGTPPDLLNLPKGDPFAPRNHYALDIDYEEEPPFFRLSDTHYAATWLLDKRAPKVTPPKEILKRWEKWKKLGSKSSLPKISKFGAAGKTKTAKETAVSKSGGKVTGKDDI; this is translated from the coding sequence ATGACTGAAAAACCAGTTTTACAAGTTAAAAATTTATCAGTAGAATTTCATACCTACGCTGGAACTATTAAGGCAATTAGAAATGTTTCTTTTGAACTTAATAAAGGTGAGACCTTAGCAATTGTTGGTGAATCAGGATCTGGAAAATCCGTTACAACGCATACTTTAATGGGGCTCAATGCAAGCAATGCGACAATTTCTGCTGGCCATATTTTCTATAAAGGCAAAGATTTACTAAAATTCAGTGAAGAGGAATTTGAGGAACTTCGTGGTGGTGAAGTAGCGATGATTTTTCAGGATCCAATGACCAGTCTTGATCCGACTATGAAAATCGGCAAGCAGATTATGGAAGTTATCCTTCTTCATGATGAAGACGTTGAAAAAGCGCAGGCTGCTGCGCAGGCATTGGAATTGATGAAAAAAGTTGGTATTCCGAATGCCGAAGAACATTTCCAGGATTATCCACATCAATGGTCCGGTGGTATGCGACAACGTGCTGTTATTGCAATTGCTTTGGCTGGCAATCCTGATGTTTTGATTGCTGATGAGCCAACTACTGCTTTGGATGTTACTATTCAAGCTCAAATTCTTCATTTGATGAAGGAAATTCAATCCGAAATCGACTCGTCGATTATTTTTATTACTCATGATCTTGGCGTTGTTGCCGGCATGGCTGATAAAGTAGCTGTTATGTATGCTGGCCAAATTGTTGAATATGGTACGACTGAAGAGATTTTTTATAATCCTCAGCATCCTTATACTTGGGGTCTTTTAAATTCAATGCCGACGACCGATATTGATACTGATGAGCTTTCTTCGATTCCTGGAACACCTCCGGATTTGCTTAATTTGCCCAAAGGCGACCCTTTCGCTCCAAGAAATCATTATGCCTTGGATATTGATTACGAGGAAGAACCTCCGTTTTTCCGTCTTAGTGATACTCACTATGCTGCTACTTGGCTTTTAGATAAACGTGCACCCAAAGTTACTCCTCCAAAAGAAATTTTAAAGCGTTGGGAAAAATGGAAAAAACTCGGAAGTAAAAGCAGTCTTCCAAAGATCTCAAAATTTGGAGCTGCAGGGAAAACGAAAACAGCTAAGGAAACTGCCGTCTCAAAAAGCGGGGGTAAAGTAACTGGAAAGGATGATATATGA
- a CDS encoding ABC transporter permease encodes MAEKTFQVVGIESSSDSEKIQKPSLTFWQDAWRRLKLNKVAVVSMWFLIAISVFTIVMVPFLSQQQANKFNPNEISIYKDLPPKSGLPIPGWEGKHDGDNLYADQNVPVGKNFILGTDDTGRSVAKRVIVGIRISLTIAIVASLGDLIIGVSFGVFSAWKGGWVDLVLQRFIEILSSVPFIVIVTLFTLLLGAGIWSVIISLILSGWINMARQIRAQTLSVKEQDYVLAATVLGERPFKIAMKHIIPNISSTIIVQLMMTIPQAITSEAVLSALGLGVQPPTSSLGSMINDARDEIQYYPYLVLIPGTFLVLISLAFYLFGDGLRDAFDPKSSNSGD; translated from the coding sequence ATGGCTGAAAAAACATTTCAAGTTGTTGGAATCGAGTCAAGTTCCGATAGCGAAAAAATCCAAAAACCATCATTGACTTTCTGGCAGGATGCATGGCGCCGTTTAAAGTTAAACAAGGTCGCTGTCGTTTCAATGTGGTTTTTAATTGCAATATCTGTCTTCACTATTGTGATGGTTCCTTTCTTAAGCCAACAACAGGCAAATAAGTTTAATCCAAATGAGATCTCAATTTATAAAGATTTACCGCCAAAATCTGGTTTGCCGATTCCTGGTTGGGAAGGTAAACATGATGGCGATAATCTTTATGCAGACCAGAACGTTCCCGTTGGCAAGAATTTTATTTTAGGAACCGATGATACTGGTCGTTCCGTTGCTAAAAGAGTAATTGTCGGAATCAGAATTTCTCTAACAATTGCAATCGTTGCTTCTCTTGGCGACCTAATCATTGGTGTCAGCTTTGGTGTTTTTTCTGCTTGGAAAGGCGGTTGGGTTGATCTAGTTCTTCAACGCTTTATTGAAATTTTGAGTTCAGTTCCTTTTATTGTTATTGTTACGCTATTTACGTTATTGCTTGGAGCTGGTATTTGGTCTGTTATAATCTCTTTGATCTTAAGTGGCTGGATTAACATGGCTCGGCAGATTCGTGCTCAAACACTTTCGGTTAAAGAACAGGATTATGTTTTGGCAGCAACTGTTTTGGGAGAAAGACCCTTTAAAATTGCTATGAAACACATTATTCCTAACATAAGTTCGACAATTATTGTTCAGCTAATGATGACGATTCCTCAAGCAATTACTTCTGAGGCCGTTCTTTCGGCTCTTGGTTTAGGTGTTCAGCCACCAACTTCTTCTCTTGGTTCGATGATCAATGATGCGCGTGATGAGATTCAGTATTATCCATACTTGGTCTTGATCCCAGGTACTTTTCTGGTATTGATTTCTTTGGCCTTTTATCTGTTTGGTGATGGTCTCAGAGATGCGTTTGATCCAAAAAGCAGTAATAGTGGAGACTAA